The Phycisphaeraceae bacterium genome has a window encoding:
- a CDS encoding bifunctional proline dehydrogenase/L-glutamate gamma-semialdehyde dehydrogenase: MALFFKSKSPAATEVKRQVESPPAEGDAGSPIPPADPALEQRAIAIGTQLLEAARDNRSGFFSAAFWSDKLMDWAMKDRNFKIQLFRFVDAFPALRTPEQVHDHLVDYLTQPGVTPPPFLATGLKVGGLAKGLMTKTVSSQITGMAERFIAGTDAASALPQLKKLWKDGIAFSVDLLGEACVSDEEALAYRDKYLDLIGNLPATVAEWPANPRLETDHLGPIPRVNVSIKISSLYARTDPIAFEGSIRGLMDTLVPVLEAARKNHVFINFDMEQFALKDLTLELFMRCCEKVDFQAGLAMQAYLRSGEDDARRIIDWSKRTGRQVTVRLVKGAYWDYETIHAEQQGWPVPVWSRKIDTDACFERMASLFVASTPRTRGEGGVKLALGSHNARSIAATLAMVEKQGLPDSAIELQMLHGMADQLKLAALDFAGRSLRVREYVPVGEMIPGMAYLVRRLLENTSNESWLKAGFMDQASPETLLASPHRRFASDPGIERIERAPERHALSPAARGVGDERPFFTEPLRDFSKETSRARFREAVERASVPVVKNDSTIEQAKAAVARAQSAFPAWRDADPRLRADVLIRAAQLMRSRRDELAGIIIKESGKTWREADADVCEAIDFCEYYARLAPSLFDAERLGRFVGELDQTFHQPRGVAVVISPWNFPLAICAGMTVAALVTGNTVIVKPAEQTPGIAKILCEILWQALGTRNPELGTSPHDILHFLPGQGETVGAALVRHPGVALIAFTGSKAVGLDIIQAAGVTPDEQLHVKKVVCEMGGKNAIIIDASADLDEAVLGVRQSAFGFQGQKCSACSRVIVVESAHDTFLHRLVESTRALVIGDPRDPGTDIGPVIDEEAARKIRSYIEIGRREGKLELAMEYGGDGSHQPSAISRQHSFVGPHIFSGIRPEHRLAQEEIFGPVLAVIKVKDFDEALAVANGTPYKLTGGVFSRKPSHLERARREFRVGNLYLNRGITGALVGRQPFGGFGMSGVGSKAGGKDYLLHFVEPRAICENTMRRGFAPEL, translated from the coding sequence ATGGCTCTGTTCTTCAAGTCGAAGTCCCCGGCCGCCACCGAGGTCAAACGCCAGGTGGAATCCCCCCCCGCCGAGGGCGACGCCGGCTCGCCCATCCCACCCGCCGATCCGGCCCTGGAACAGCGCGCCATCGCCATCGGCACGCAACTGCTCGAAGCGGCGCGGGACAACCGCTCCGGCTTCTTCTCCGCGGCCTTCTGGTCCGACAAACTCATGGACTGGGCCATGAAGGACCGGAACTTCAAGATCCAGTTGTTCCGCTTCGTGGACGCCTTCCCCGCCCTGCGCACGCCGGAGCAGGTTCACGATCACCTGGTCGATTACCTCACGCAGCCCGGCGTCACGCCGCCGCCATTCCTGGCCACAGGACTCAAGGTCGGCGGGCTGGCCAAGGGGCTGATGACCAAGACGGTCTCCAGTCAGATCACCGGCATGGCGGAGCGCTTCATCGCCGGCACCGACGCCGCCAGCGCCCTGCCGCAACTGAAGAAGCTCTGGAAGGACGGCATCGCCTTCTCCGTGGACCTGCTGGGCGAGGCGTGCGTCAGCGATGAAGAGGCCCTCGCCTACCGCGACAAGTACCTCGACCTGATCGGCAATCTGCCCGCCACCGTGGCCGAGTGGCCCGCCAACCCCCGGCTGGAGACCGACCACCTCGGCCCCATCCCGCGCGTCAACGTCTCCATCAAGATTTCCTCGCTCTACGCCCGCACCGACCCCATCGCCTTCGAGGGCTCCATCCGCGGACTGATGGACACGCTCGTCCCCGTGCTCGAAGCGGCGAGGAAGAACCACGTCTTCATCAACTTCGACATGGAGCAGTTCGCCCTCAAGGACCTGACGCTCGAACTCTTCATGCGATGCTGCGAGAAGGTCGACTTCCAGGCCGGCCTCGCCATGCAGGCGTACCTGCGCAGCGGCGAGGACGACGCCCGCCGCATCATCGACTGGTCCAAGCGCACCGGACGCCAGGTGACCGTGCGGCTGGTGAAGGGCGCGTACTGGGACTACGAAACCATCCACGCCGAGCAGCAGGGCTGGCCCGTCCCCGTGTGGAGCCGCAAGATCGACACCGACGCCTGCTTCGAGCGCATGGCGTCGCTCTTCGTCGCCTCCACGCCGCGCACCAGGGGCGAAGGCGGCGTCAAACTCGCGCTCGGCTCGCATAACGCGCGCTCCATCGCGGCCACGCTGGCGATGGTGGAAAAACAGGGTCTGCCCGACAGCGCCATTGAACTGCAGATGCTGCACGGCATGGCGGACCAGTTGAAGCTGGCCGCCCTCGACTTCGCCGGACGCTCCCTGCGCGTGCGCGAGTACGTGCCCGTGGGCGAGATGATCCCCGGCATGGCGTATCTCGTCCGCCGCCTGCTGGAGAACACCAGCAACGAATCGTGGCTCAAGGCCGGCTTCATGGATCAGGCCTCGCCCGAGACGCTGCTCGCCTCGCCCCACCGCCGCTTCGCCAGCGACCCCGGCATCGAGCGCATCGAGCGCGCCCCCGAGCGTCACGCCCTCTCCCCCGCCGCCAGGGGCGTGGGCGACGAGCGGCCGTTCTTCACCGAGCCCCTGCGCGACTTCTCGAAGGAAACCAGCCGCGCCCGCTTCCGCGAGGCCGTGGAGCGGGCCTCTGTGCCCGTTGTCAAGAACGACTCCACCATTGAGCAGGCCAAGGCCGCCGTCGCCCGGGCCCAGTCCGCCTTTCCCGCCTGGCGGGACGCCGACCCCCGACTTCGCGCCGATGTCCTCATCCGCGCCGCGCAGCTCATGCGCTCCCGCCGCGATGAACTGGCCGGCATCATCATCAAGGAATCGGGCAAGACCTGGCGCGAGGCGGATGCGGATGTCTGCGAGGCCATCGACTTCTGCGAGTACTACGCCCGCCTTGCGCCCTCGCTCTTCGACGCCGAACGCCTGGGCCGCTTCGTGGGCGAACTCGACCAGACCTTCCACCAGCCGCGCGGCGTGGCCGTGGTCATCTCACCCTGGAACTTCCCGCTGGCGATCTGCGCCGGCATGACCGTCGCCGCCCTCGTCACGGGCAACACCGTCATCGTGAAGCCCGCCGAGCAGACGCCCGGCATCGCCAAGATTCTCTGCGAGATTCTCTGGCAGGCCCTCGGAACCCGGAACCCGGAACTCGGAACTTCACCCCACGACATCCTCCACTTCCTTCCCGGCCAGGGCGAAACCGTCGGCGCCGCCCTCGTGCGCCATCCGGGGGTCGCCCTCATCGCCTTCACCGGCTCCAAGGCCGTCGGGCTCGACATCATCCAGGCCGCCGGCGTCACCCCCGACGAGCAACTCCACGTCAAGAAGGTCGTCTGCGAGATGGGCGGCAAGAACGCCATCATCATCGACGCCTCCGCCGACCTGGATGAAGCCGTGCTCGGCGTGCGGCAGTCGGCCTTCGGCTTCCAGGGGCAGAAGTGCTCCGCCTGCTCGCGCGTCATCGTGGTCGAGTCCGCCCACGACACGTTCCTGCACCGGCTGGTCGAGTCCACCCGCGCCCTGGTCATCGGCGACCCGCGCGACCCCGGCACCGACATCGGCCCCGTCATCGATGAAGAAGCCGCGCGGAAGATCCGCTCGTACATCGAGATCGGCCGGCGGGAAGGGAAGCTCGAACTGGCGATGGAGTATGGGGGAGACGGAAGCCATCAGCCATCAGCCATCAGCCGTCAGCACTCCTTCGTCGGCCCGCACATCTTCTCCGGCATCCGGCCCGAACACCGGCTGGCGCAGGAGGAGATCTTCGGCCCCGTCCTCGCCGTCATCAAGGTGAAGGACTTCGATGAAGCCCTCGCGGTGGCCAACGGCACGCCGTACAAGCTCACGGGCGGCGTGTTCTCGCGCAAGCCCTCGCACCTGGAGCGCGCCCGCCGCGAGTTCCGCGTGGGCAACCTCTACCTCAACCGCGGCATCACCGGCGCGCTGGTCGGCCGCCAGCCCTTCGGCGGCTTCGGCATGTCCGGCGTCGGCTCCAAGGCGGGCGGCAAGGACTACCTGCTCCACTTCGTCGAGCCGCGCGCCATCTGCGAGAACACGATGCGGCGGGGTTTCGCGCCGGAGTTGTGA
- a CDS encoding carboxypeptidase M32: MTAAPSTLAASTHAAYGELLSLVREAKLLASTAQLLGWDQETMMPEGGVEFRSRQLAQLARMAHDLAVNPRIGELLAECEADDDLTGDPDSDTAANLREIRRDYDRETKLPASLVEEIARTASVAQHEWAEARKRSEFGRFRPWLEKITGLMRQKAECLGWAKGGEPWDALADEYEPGMTGAGIEKLFAPLRTRLTNLLDQILGSKRPPSNAFNEFRLPIDQQMRFCRFVADSIGFDFHRGRLDTSTHPFCSGTHCNDIRLTTRFNETCVNDALGSSMHECGHGIYEQGLMFEHVGTPLGESVSLGIHESQSRMWENQVGRSRAFWSWVRPFLPAFFGEGVRRFSLDELYGAANIVEPGFIRVEADEATYNMHIMIRFEIERALLKGSLAVADIPGVWNAKYKEYLRLDVPDDRRGCLQDIHWSMASMGYFPTYTLGNLYAAQLFEKALQDMPDLSKQFERGEFGGLKTWLNEKIHRHGRRYLPGRLCEVVTGRPLSADPLLRHLEGKLKPIYGL; this comes from the coding sequence ATGACCGCCGCCCCCTCCACGCTCGCCGCATCGACCCATGCCGCCTATGGCGAACTGCTCTCGCTTGTTCGTGAGGCGAAACTGCTGGCCTCCACCGCCCAGCTGCTGGGATGGGACCAGGAGACCATGATGCCCGAGGGCGGCGTGGAGTTCCGATCCCGGCAGCTGGCCCAGCTGGCCCGCATGGCGCACGATCTGGCGGTCAACCCCCGCATCGGCGAACTGCTGGCCGAATGCGAGGCGGATGACGACCTGACCGGCGATCCTGACTCGGACACCGCCGCCAACCTGCGGGAGATCCGGCGCGACTACGACCGGGAGACCAAGCTGCCCGCCTCGCTGGTGGAGGAGATCGCGCGAACCGCCAGCGTGGCCCAGCACGAGTGGGCCGAGGCCCGCAAGCGGTCGGAGTTCGGCCGCTTCCGCCCCTGGCTGGAGAAAATCACCGGGCTGATGCGTCAGAAGGCCGAGTGCCTGGGCTGGGCCAAGGGCGGGGAGCCGTGGGACGCGCTGGCGGACGAGTACGAGCCGGGCATGACCGGCGCGGGCATCGAGAAGCTGTTCGCCCCGCTGCGGACGCGGCTGACCAACCTGCTGGATCAGATTCTCGGTTCGAAGCGCCCGCCCTCGAACGCCTTCAACGAGTTCCGGCTTCCCATCGACCAGCAGATGCGCTTCTGCCGCTTCGTGGCTGATTCGATCGGCTTCGACTTTCACCGCGGGCGGCTGGACACGTCCACGCATCCCTTCTGCTCGGGCACGCACTGCAACGACATCCGGCTGACCACGCGCTTCAACGAAACGTGCGTCAACGACGCCCTCGGCTCCAGCATGCACGAGTGCGGGCACGGCATCTACGAGCAGGGGCTGATGTTCGAGCACGTGGGCACGCCGCTGGGCGAGTCGGTGTCGCTGGGCATTCACGAAAGCCAGAGCCGCATGTGGGAGAACCAGGTGGGTCGCAGCCGGGCGTTCTGGTCGTGGGTCAGGCCCTTTCTGCCGGCGTTCTTCGGCGAGGGCGTGCGTCGATTCTCGCTGGATGAACTCTACGGGGCGGCCAATATCGTCGAGCCCGGCTTCATCCGCGTCGAGGCCGACGAGGCCACGTACAACATGCACATCATGATCCGCTTCGAGATCGAACGGGCTCTGCTCAAGGGATCGCTGGCCGTGGCGGACATTCCGGGCGTGTGGAACGCGAAGTACAAGGAATATCTGCGGCTGGATGTGCCGGACGACCGCCGCGGCTGCCTGCAGGACATCCACTGGTCGATGGCCTCGATGGGCTACTTCCCCACATACACGCTGGGCAACCTGTACGCGGCGCAGCTGTTCGAGAAGGCGCTGCAGGACATGCCGGACCTGTCGAAGCAGTTCGAGCGGGGCGAGTTCGGCGGACTGAAGACGTGGCTCAATGAGAAGATTCACCGGCATGGACGCCGGTATCTGCCGGGACGACTGTGCGAGGTGGTGACGGGCAGGCCGCTGAGCGCCGACCCGCTGCTTCGGCACCTGGAGGGGAAGCTCAAGCCGATCTACGGGCTGTGA
- a CDS encoding alpha/beta hydrolase — protein sequence MRAIHSFHVLIAALALTGAARADEPVASDVTFKGHGDLVLHGTLLLPPGASAEHPAPAVLLLPGSGPTDRDGNQRPAIITDLLRQIAERLAKEGVASLRFDKRAVLRYAAHWPKDMAAIADYFAWPPFVGDASAAFVYLRDHEATDAARVAILGHSEGGLLALNVAYDLADEPNPPAGLILCGTAGRTLDIVLREQISRQVDRSGISDEARSKYLGALEEAIAEVRDKGELTASVPPTLRTLFNPSTVKLLHAYFTVDPLTLSARVRGPAIVINGEHDAQISAERDAPRLKEALEKREGGWPVELVIAPRTSHNLKPAETMDSPGFTGPVTNEIMEAIVKWTRARLIQTR from the coding sequence ATGCGAGCGATTCATTCCTTTCACGTCCTCATTGCCGCGCTGGCGTTGACCGGCGCCGCCCGCGCCGATGAGCCGGTCGCCAGCGATGTGACGTTCAAGGGTCACGGCGACCTGGTGCTGCACGGCACGCTGCTGCTGCCGCCCGGCGCGAGCGCCGAGCACCCGGCACCGGCGGTGCTGCTCCTGCCCGGCTCCGGCCCGACGGACCGCGACGGCAACCAGCGACCGGCGATCATCACGGACCTGCTCAGGCAGATCGCGGAGCGCCTGGCGAAGGAAGGCGTCGCCTCGCTGCGCTTCGACAAGCGGGCGGTGCTGCGCTACGCCGCGCACTGGCCCAAGGACATGGCCGCCATCGCCGACTACTTCGCCTGGCCTCCATTCGTGGGCGACGCCTCCGCGGCGTTCGTCTACCTGCGCGACCACGAGGCCACCGATGCCGCCCGCGTTGCAATTCTCGGCCACAGCGAGGGCGGCCTGCTCGCCCTCAACGTCGCGTATGACCTGGCCGATGAACCCAACCCGCCCGCCGGACTGATCCTGTGCGGCACGGCGGGGCGAACGCTCGACATCGTGCTGCGCGAACAGATCAGCCGCCAAGTCGATCGATCGGGCATCAGCGACGAAGCCAGGTCGAAGTACCTCGGCGCGCTGGAGGAGGCCATCGCCGAGGTGCGCGACAAGGGGGAGCTCACCGCCAGCGTGCCCCCGACGCTGCGAACGCTCTTCAACCCCTCCACGGTGAAACTGCTGCATGCCTACTTCACGGTTGATCCGCTGACCCTCTCCGCCAGGGTTCGCGGCCCGGCGATCGTCATCAACGGCGAGCACGACGCGCAGATTTCCGCCGAGCGCGATGCGCCGCGGCTGAAGGAAGCCCTGGAGAAACGTGAAGGCGGCTGGCCCGTGGAGCTGGTCATCGCACCCAGAACGAGCCACAACCTCAAGCCGGCCGAAACTATGGATTCACCCGGCTTCACCGGCCCCGTGACGAATGAGATCATGGAGGCGATTGTGAAGTGGACTCGCGCCCGCCTGATCCAGACCAGGTGA
- a CDS encoding DNA gyrase subunit B yields the protein MSTLSNPPAHERAEDYTSESIQVLEGLEAIRKRPGMYVGGVGLNALHHLVYECVDNAIDEVMAGYATTVIVRIGVDGSCTVIDDGRGMPVDPMKHENPAINGRPAVEVIMTEVHAGGKFDDNAYKVSGGLHGVGVKCVNALSEWTEVEVAKGGRLHLITFARGEVDKPLHVIAERPEATDANPRRTGTKISFLPDKEIFPDTEFRAETLQHRLRELAYLNPGVTIRLIDERVDKDGRIRDETFHFENGVVGYVEHLNRSKTIVSPAIRVTREDPESGMSCDIAMQYTDSTNELLLAFGNNIVNPDGGTHVMGFKASLTRTINNYAKRNNFIKDLVPSGDDLREGLTAVISVRLREPQFNNQTKEKLLNPEAETFVSNAITEQLGAWLEEHPADAKRIALKAVLAAQAREAARKARELIKRKGALDSGGMPHKLADCSTRNIDESELFIVEGDSAGGSAKQGRDHHTQAILPLKGKILNVEKARIDKVLGFEEIRILIQALQCGIGEDFDLSKLRYGRIIIMTDADVDGSHIRTLLLTFFFRHMTDLVRSGKVYIAQPPLYQITRNRKSQYVLNDAELSRVLSTIALDSAMLVVQNDAGEPIRTIEGQELERLTRHLSRLDELVTIAERRGTAFPHLLARRTDDPTGQHRLPTHRVSWPAGAELCWSEEDAMQAVARHGLTLDHVGAADEPGIDPARLATVRELHENRELDRLFGKLKEIGLDIADYTASQDEDVTGALRPARFVWVTDPGKDKSERFDAPNIPAILPTLHKVGKRGMEVKRFKGLGEMNAEELWETTMDPSRRTLMRVNMDAAADADELFTTLMGEDVERRRTYIEEHALEVKNLDV from the coding sequence ATGAGCACCCTGTCGAACCCGCCCGCTCACGAGCGAGCAGAGGACTACACCTCGGAATCAATCCAGGTTCTGGAGGGGCTGGAGGCCATCCGCAAGCGCCCGGGCATGTACGTGGGTGGGGTGGGGCTCAACGCCCTGCACCACCTTGTCTACGAGTGCGTGGACAACGCCATCGACGAGGTGATGGCCGGGTACGCCACCACGGTCATCGTGCGCATCGGGGTTGACGGTTCCTGCACAGTCATCGACGACGGGCGCGGCATGCCCGTCGATCCCATGAAGCACGAGAACCCCGCCATCAACGGGCGGCCCGCGGTCGAAGTCATCATGACCGAGGTCCACGCGGGCGGCAAGTTTGATGACAACGCCTACAAGGTGTCGGGCGGGCTGCACGGGGTGGGCGTCAAGTGCGTCAACGCCCTGTCGGAGTGGACCGAGGTCGAGGTCGCCAAGGGCGGCCGCCTGCACCTCATCACCTTCGCACGGGGCGAGGTGGACAAGCCCCTGCACGTGATCGCCGAGCGCCCCGAAGCCACCGACGCCAATCCCAGGCGCACGGGCACCAAGATTTCCTTCCTGCCCGACAAGGAGATCTTCCCCGACACCGAGTTCCGCGCCGAGACGCTCCAGCATCGGCTGCGCGAGCTGGCGTACCTCAACCCGGGCGTAACCATCCGGCTGATCGACGAGCGCGTGGACAAGGACGGGCGCATCCGCGACGAAACCTTCCACTTCGAGAACGGCGTGGTGGGATACGTCGAGCACCTGAATCGCTCGAAGACGATCGTCAGTCCCGCCATTCGCGTGACGCGCGAAGACCCGGAATCGGGCATGTCATGCGATATCGCCATGCAGTACACCGACTCGACCAACGAGCTGCTGCTGGCGTTCGGCAACAACATCGTCAATCCGGACGGCGGCACGCACGTGATGGGCTTCAAGGCCTCGCTCACGCGCACCATCAACAACTACGCCAAGCGCAATAACTTCATCAAGGATCTTGTCCCCTCCGGGGACGACCTGCGCGAGGGGCTGACGGCGGTGATCTCGGTGCGGCTGCGCGAGCCGCAGTTCAACAACCAGACCAAGGAAAAGCTGCTCAACCCCGAGGCCGAGACCTTCGTCTCCAACGCGATCACCGAGCAGCTCGGCGCCTGGCTGGAGGAGCACCCCGCCGACGCCAAGCGCATCGCGCTCAAGGCGGTGCTGGCCGCCCAGGCGCGCGAGGCCGCCCGCAAGGCCCGCGAACTCATCAAGCGCAAGGGCGCCCTCGACTCCGGCGGCATGCCGCACAAGCTGGCCGACTGCTCCACCAGGAACATCGACGAGTCGGAGCTGTTCATCGTCGAGGGCGATTCCGCCGGCGGGTCGGCCAAGCAGGGACGCGATCACCACACGCAGGCCATCCTGCCCCTCAAGGGCAAGATCCTCAACGTCGAGAAGGCGCGCATCGACAAGGTGCTGGGCTTCGAGGAAATCCGCATCCTCATCCAGGCCCTGCAGTGCGGCATCGGCGAGGACTTCGACCTGTCCAAGCTCCGCTACGGGCGCATCATCATCATGACCGACGCCGACGTGGACGGCAGCCACATCCGCACCCTGCTGCTCACCTTCTTCTTCCGCCACATGACCGACCTGGTGCGTTCGGGCAAGGTGTACATCGCCCAGCCGCCGCTCTACCAGATCACGCGCAACCGCAAGAGCCAGTACGTGCTCAACGACGCGGAGCTGTCGCGCGTGCTCAGCACGATCGCGCTCGACTCCGCGATGCTGGTGGTGCAGAACGACGCGGGTGAACCGATCCGCACGATCGAGGGCCAGGAACTCGAACGTCTCACGCGCCACCTGTCGCGCCTGGACGAACTCGTCACCATCGCCGAGCGGCGCGGCACGGCGTTTCCGCACCTGCTCGCCCGCCGCACGGACGATCCGACCGGCCAGCATCGTCTGCCCACGCACCGCGTCTCCTGGCCCGCCGGGGCCGAACTCTGCTGGAGCGAAGAGGACGCCATGCAGGCCGTCGCGAGGCACGGGCTGACGCTCGACCACGTCGGCGCCGCCGACGAGCCGGGCATCGACCCGGCACGGCTGGCCACCGTGCGTGAACTGCACGAGAACCGCGAGCTTGACCGTCTGTTCGGCAAGTTGAAGGAGATCGGCCTTGACATCGCCGACTACACCGCCTCGCAGGATGAGGACGTCACCGGCGCCCTCAGGCCCGCCCGGTTCGTGTGGGTCACCGACCCCGGCAAGGACAAGTCCGAGCGATTCGACGCGCCCAATATTCCGGCCATCCTGCCCACGCTCCACAAGGTGGGGAAGCGCGGCATGGAAGTGAAGCGATTCAAGGGGCTGGGAGAGATGAACGCCGAGGAGTTGTGGGAAACCACCATGGACCCATCCAGGCGCACGCTCATGCGCGTCAACATGGACGCCGCGGCGGACGCTGATGAACTCTTCACCACGCTCATGGGCGAGGATGTGGAGCGCCGACGCACGTACATCGAAGAGCACGCCCTCGAAGTGAAGAACCTGGACGTGTAA
- a CDS encoding N-acetylmuramoyl-L-alanine amidase, with protein sequence MPRSTPHPENVSLLDAALLGRRSFLLLGLATVAAGCSQNRVTSALPGIPWPEHRPQPLPSPAATGGPAPSTGAPVAPSMPGVLARSAWAKGAPDARNLNPMAPVRYITIHHDGMSVFSATSQEAAAQRIELIRQSHRNKRWGDIGYHFVVDRAGRVWEARPLTYQGAHVSGHNEGNIGVLALGNFDQQSPTDAQVGGVHAHVSVLMRQFGVPASRVRTHQEWAATACPGRAMQAQVARLRHNGLLA encoded by the coding sequence GTGCCCAGGTCTACGCCGCACCCTGAAAACGTGTCATTGCTGGACGCCGCGCTGCTGGGCCGCCGGAGTTTTCTGCTGCTGGGGCTGGCCACGGTGGCGGCGGGCTGCTCGCAGAACCGGGTGACCAGCGCGCTGCCGGGCATTCCCTGGCCGGAGCACCGACCCCAGCCGCTGCCGTCCCCGGCGGCCACCGGCGGTCCGGCTCCCTCGACCGGGGCGCCCGTGGCTCCATCCATGCCGGGGGTGCTGGCGCGGTCCGCCTGGGCCAAGGGTGCGCCGGACGCTCGCAATCTCAACCCCATGGCCCCGGTGCGATACATCACCATCCACCACGATGGCATGAGCGTGTTCAGCGCCACCAGTCAGGAAGCCGCCGCCCAGCGCATTGAACTGATCCGTCAGTCGCACCGCAACAAGCGATGGGGCGACATCGGGTACCACTTCGTGGTGGATCGCGCCGGTCGCGTGTGGGAAGCCAGGCCGCTCACCTATCAGGGCGCGCATGTTAGCGGGCACAACGAGGGCAACATCGGCGTGCTGGCTCTGGGCAACTTCGACCAGCAGTCGCCCACCGATGCCCAGGTGGGGGGGGTTCACGCCCACGTCAGCGTACTGATGCGCCAGTTCGGCGTGCCCGCCTCGCGCGTGCGCACCCATCAGGAATGGGCCGCCACCGCCTGTCCGGGACGGGCGATGCAGGCCCAGGTCGCACGTCTGCGCCACAACGGCCTGCTGGCGTGA
- the pheT gene encoding phenylalanine--tRNA ligase subunit beta codes for MLASCRWINDALDRPVAPDEQAERLTMSGFPIEARHDFVHDDGFKDVVLDVELTSNRGDCLCHLGLAREIAASAGRTLKPPAPVNKATGPAASTIIRVTNQEKSRCPLYTARIIRGVKVGPSPAWLASRLRAIGQIPRNNIVDATNFVLFELGQPTHVFDLSKIRGGEIIIRMARKDESFLPIGEGEKELRLKGNELAIADVQGVVALGGVKGGALSAVTSATTDLLIEAATFDPGAVRLANRQWRVESASAYRYERGVHPAQVNPAADRLVQLILELAGGTLCEGVVSDGAPLPTSEPIPIRPDRARAVLGIPVDDATIESALQRLGFSPVKHGDRFLCAAPPHRTDIEREADLIEEVLRMVGTDRIPVADTMPIRVTPPQPREAGRRALCNELAALGFVETVTHSLIDDKSARAFLSPGELELRVDDERARAEPILRPSIVPSLLRVRAINQDRGVRSLRLFELAATFAASSGVGPSHRETRRLGLLADVDDLSLGLRPLRGAIERLAHLLAGRHARLEVRPCDAGGATPSWLQPGAAAALALDGAPLGWFGVLTPVVTRHVGLEGTFAAAELDVSALLDRYPPQARVEPMPAFPAIERDVSAIVSEATTWDAIRAQVEGLALSMLEGVEFITAFRGKPIEKGRKSVTLRLRFRAADRTLKHEEVDPQVEATVAALCDGLGAVIRAGS; via the coding sequence ATGCTCGCCAGTTGCCGCTGGATCAATGATGCTCTCGACCGGCCCGTCGCGCCCGACGAGCAGGCCGAGCGTCTCACGATGTCAGGGTTCCCCATCGAGGCGCGGCACGACTTCGTCCATGACGACGGCTTCAAGGATGTGGTGCTGGATGTCGAACTGACCTCCAACCGGGGAGACTGTCTGTGTCATCTGGGGCTGGCGCGCGAGATCGCGGCGTCGGCGGGTCGCACCCTGAAGCCGCCGGCGCCGGTCAACAAAGCGACGGGGCCCGCGGCGTCAACGATCATCCGCGTGACCAATCAGGAGAAGTCGCGCTGTCCGCTCTACACCGCCCGCATCATCCGCGGCGTGAAGGTCGGTCCCTCGCCGGCATGGCTGGCGTCCCGGCTGCGGGCCATCGGCCAGATTCCGCGCAACAACATCGTCGATGCCACCAACTTCGTCCTCTTCGAACTGGGGCAGCCCACGCATGTCTTCGACCTGTCGAAGATTCGCGGCGGCGAGATCATCATCCGCATGGCGCGGAAGGACGAGTCCTTCCTGCCGATCGGCGAGGGAGAGAAAGAGCTGCGGCTCAAGGGCAATGAACTGGCCATCGCCGACGTCCAAGGCGTGGTCGCGCTGGGCGGCGTGAAGGGCGGGGCACTGAGCGCGGTGACCAGCGCGACGACGGACCTGCTCATCGAAGCCGCCACCTTCGACCCCGGCGCGGTGCGTCTGGCCAATCGCCAGTGGCGCGTCGAAAGCGCCTCGGCGTATCGCTACGAGCGAGGCGTGCATCCCGCGCAGGTCAACCCCGCCGCTGATCGGTTGGTGCAACTTATCCTGGAACTGGCGGGCGGCACGCTGTGCGAGGGCGTGGTGAGCGACGGGGCGCCGCTTCCCACGTCGGAGCCGATTCCCATCCGGCCCGATCGCGCCCGCGCGGTGCTGGGCATTCCGGTGGATGACGCGACGATCGAATCCGCGCTGCAACGGCTGGGATTCTCGCCCGTGAAGCATGGCGATCGGTTCCTCTGCGCCGCGCCGCCGCATCGCACGGACATCGAGCGTGAGGCGGACCTGATCGAGGAAGTGCTGCGGATGGTGGGGACTGATCGCATTCCCGTGGCGGACACGATGCCGATCCGCGTGACGCCTCCCCAGCCGCGCGAGGCGGGGCGGCGGGCGCTGTGCAACGAACTGGCGGCGCTGGGATTCGTCGAGACGGTGACGCACTCGCTGATCGACGACAAGTCGGCCCGGGCGTTCCTTTCGCCGGGCGAGTTGGAGCTGCGGGTGGATGACGAGCGGGCGCGGGCCGAGCCGATCCTGCGTCCGTCCATTGTGCCGTCGCTGCTGCGCGTGCGGGCGATCAATCAGGATCGCGGTGTGCGTTCGCTTCGGCTGTTCGAACTGGCGGCAACGTTCGCGGCGTCGTCCGGGGTCGGCCCATCGCACCGCGAGACCCGCCGTCTGGGCCTGCTGGCGGACGTGGATGACCTGTCGCTGGGGCTGCGTCCCCTGCGCGGGGCGATCGAGCGGCTGGCGCACCTGCTGGCGGGGCGGCATGCGCGGCTGGAGGTGCGGCCCTGCGACGCGGGCGGCGCGACGCCGTCATGGCTCCAGCCGGGGGCGGCGGCCGCGCTGGCGCTCGACGGCGCACCCCTGGGATGGTTCGGCGTCCTGACGCCGGTCGTGACCCGGCACGTCGGACTCGAAGGCACGTTCGCCGCGGCGGAACTTGACGTGAGCGCGCTGCTCGATCGCTATCCGCCCCAGGCGCGCGTGGAGCCCATGCCGGCGTTTCCCGCCATCGAGCGCGACGTTTCCGCCATTGTGTCCGAAGCCACGACCTGGGACGCCATTCGGGCGCAGGTCGAGGGACTCGCCCTCTCCATGCTGGAGGGCGTGGAGTTCATCACGGCCTTCCGGGGCAAGCCGATCGAGAAGGGGCGCAAGTCAGTCACGCTGCGGCTGCGTTTTCGCGCGGCGGATCGCACGCTGAAGCACGAGGAAGTCGATCCGCAGGTGGAGGCGACGGTCGCCGCGCTGTGTGATGGGCTTGGGGCGGTCATTCGGGCGGGGTCGTAA